In the genome of Thermodesulfobacteriota bacterium, the window GGAAATCGGCCGCCTCCGCCGCGAGAAGTTCGAGCTCTCCGAAGCCGGCATACAGAACGCGAGGCTTAAAAAGCTTCTCGAGTTCAGGGAGGAGGGCCCTTATCCCGCCGTACCGGCCAACGTAATCGGCGCGAGCCCGTCGATACTCCGCTCGCAGGTGATAATTGTGGACAAGGGCACGAGGGACGGCGTGACCGAGGGCATGCCGGTAGCCTCCTTCGACGGCGTCGTCGGCAGGATACTTCTGGCCGGCGACAGGAGCTCCGAAGTGCTCCTTATTACGGACCCCGTGAGCGCCGTTGACGCCTACATACACAGGACGCGCGCCCGCGGGATAGTAAAGGGCACCGGGACGGGGTGCGAGATGGATTATATAGAAAAGAAGTCGGACGTGAGCGAAGGGGACAAGGTGATATCGTCGGGGAAGGACGGCTTTTTCCCGAAGGGCGTCGTTATAGGGACGGTCACGGGCATAGAATCCAAGGGCAGCTTCATCAACGCCGAAATCTCACCGCACGTACACCTGAACTCGCTCGAAGAGGTGCTGATAATTCAAAAACCCGTAAACAGCCTGGTGCTAAATGAATAGCGCTCTTCTGATTCCGTTCCTCGCCGCGGTGTCGCTCGTCCTGATAACGCTTCAGTCGACGGTGCTGTCCCCGGCCGGCGGGCATATCTATCCCGACCTCAACCTCATATTCATTGTATTCCTGGCGATATATTCCGAGGTAAGGGGCAGCTTGCTGATAGCCGCGGGAAACGGTTATCTCATGGACGTGCTGTCGGGGAACCTCCCCGGGACGTTCACGCTTTCGCGCCTGAGCGCGTACATTCTGGTCAAATCGAGCTCGAGCCACGTGTATCTCAAAAAGTATCTGGTTCAGGGGCTCGTCATATTCGGGAGCACCGTTTTTACGTGGCTGTTCATAATGACTATAATAGTAGTCAGGGGAGAGTCCGGTTTAAGGCTGCCGCTCGGTGAGATACTGCTCCGTGGCGTGGTGAACACCGCCGTCGGGGTGCCTCTTTTCTGGGCGGCTGGAAAGGCATATGCAAGACTTCAAAGGTAAGCTCGTCATATCGACGATAATCCTTTGCGTGGCGTTTGTTGCGCTTGTATCGAGGCTCTGGTTTCTCCAGGTCATAAAGGGCGACGAGTTCGAGAGCTTCTCGGTCGGTAACAGGGTCAGGATCGAAAGGGTCCCCGCCCCCAGGGGGAGGGTGCTCGACCGCTACGGCCGCGAGCTCGTCGTGAACCGCCCGTCGTTCGATATATCCGTCCTTCCCAAGGACGTCGAGGATATACAGTCCCTTAGCGATAATCTATCCCTCATACTCGGCCTCGAAAGCCCGAAGGTGCGTGACAAGATCCTCCAGGCTACGAGGAAGAACAGGTTCAAGGCAGTCACCATCGCGCAGGACATCGACCGCGACCAGCTTGCCGTGATAGAGGCGCGGAGAAGCTCGCTTCCCGGGCTAATGATCGAAGTTAATAATCTACGCCAGTATCCGCACGGCGTCCTCGGCGCGTCGTTCCTCGGGTACATAGGAAAGGTGAGCGAAGAGGAGCTGAACGCCAACCCCGAGCTCAACTGGAACGGCCTCGTCGGAAAGAGCGGCGTCGAAAAGACATGGGAGAATTCTCTCAGGGGAGAGGACGGCTTCGTCCAGAAAGTGACGGACGCCCTCGGAAGGGAAGTGCACTCCGATCTCTTCAGGAAGGATCTCGTCAACAAGAACAGCGTGCCGGGAAAAGACGTCGTCCTGTCGATAGACATGGACCTCCAGACGGCGGCCGAAGAGGCGCTCGGTGAAGAGTTCGGGGCGATAGTCGTTATCGACGTAAGGAACGGCGACGTGCTGGCGATGGCGAGCAGGCCGACGTTCGACCCCGCGGATTTCATCAAGGGAATCGACGCCAAGAAATGGGCCGAGCTCCTTAACGACAAAAACTATCCTCTCGTAAACAGAGCGACGCAGGGCCTTTACGCACCGGGCTCGGTGTTCAAAATGGTTCCGCTCGCGGCGGCGATGAAAGAAGGGGTCATCGATCCGGACATGAGGTTTAATTGCCCCGGCTCGTACAGGCTCGGCACGCATACGTACAGGTGCTGGAAGAGGGGAGGGCATGGATCGATGAACATGAGGCAGGCG includes:
- the mreC gene encoding rod shape-determining protein MreC, with amino-acid sequence MGFLKRRTIFIVIVLLLIAIQLFSLNLEKREKQTPAARFVLTLTYYPQKFVSSVAGAMSGVWNDYIHLVNLREENIRLKEEIGRLRREKFELSEAGIQNARLKKLLEFREEGPYPAVPANVIGASPSILRSQVIIVDKGTRDGVTEGMPVASFDGVVGRILLAGDRSSEVLLITDPVSAVDAYIHRTRARGIVKGTGTGCEMDYIEKKSDVSEGDKVISSGKDGFFPKGVVIGTVTGIESKGSFINAEISPHVHLNSLEEVLIIQKPVNSLVLNE
- the mreD gene encoding rod shape-determining protein MreD, whose amino-acid sequence is MNSALLIPFLAAVSLVLITLQSTVLSPAGGHIYPDLNLIFIVFLAIYSEVRGSLLIAAGNGYLMDVLSGNLPGTFTLSRLSAYILVKSSSSHVYLKKYLVQGLVIFGSTVFTWLFIMTIIVVRGESGLRLPLGEILLRGVVNTAVGVPLFWAAGKAYARLQR
- the mrdA gene encoding penicillin-binding protein 2: MQDFKGKLVISTIILCVAFVALVSRLWFLQVIKGDEFESFSVGNRVRIERVPAPRGRVLDRYGRELVVNRPSFDISVLPKDVEDIQSLSDNLSLILGLESPKVRDKILQATRKNRFKAVTIAQDIDRDQLAVIEARRSSLPGLMIEVNNLRQYPHGVLGASFLGYIGKVSEEELNANPELNWNGLVGKSGVEKTWENSLRGEDGFVQKVTDALGREVHSDLFRKDLVNKNSVPGKDVVLSIDMDLQTAAEEALGEEFGAIVVIDVRNGDVLAMASRPTFDPADFIKGIDAKKWAELLNDKNYPLVNRATQGLYAPGSVFKMVPLAAAMKEGVIDPDMRFNCPGSYRLGTHTYRCWKRGGHGSMNMRQALVHSCDVYFYKLAEKLGIDKFSKYMTAFGFGQPTGIGIEERAGVAPSREWKLERFKKPWYKGETIVSAIGQGYVSATPLQVAMMTAAIANGGTLFTPRLVIKEVAFSGETAVNTVPPHGRLPVEGSTLALIREAMTGVVNDPGGTGKGARLKDIEVAGKTGTAQVISLGSQTDAKKHMDHAWFTSFAPADKPEIAVSVVVEHGGKGGAVAAPLAKKIIEYYFDLKKERDADDNV